Part of the Deltaproteobacteria bacterium genome, TCCACTTGGCCGCCTTGATTGCCTCCAAGGCTCGGGCAAACGCAATAAACCGATCCTTTACATCCTCTTTTCCATATAACAGTTGATAAAGGTTTTCGGAGAATAACTCCCTGCTTTCCGGATCTTTAAGACCATTTTTTAACGCCAATTTTTCGTTGGGAGATATCAGATTGGTGGCGGTCACTACCTTCAGTGCCCGTTTGGATATTTCTTCATAATCCTTTTGACTTAACAAGGCCTTCAGTTGCTCGGGGCCTATTAAACTCAGAGCCAGTTCATGAGCCGCTACCTTATGATTTCTTTCACCCTTCAGGTAGGCTGGATCATAAAATCCATCGGGATAGTCCTTTAAAAACATTTCTTTTGAGGTTTCGAAGCGTTGGTACTTGCTCCCCCCGCCTTCTTTAGCCCATAAATGATCCAATATCGGGTGTCTGGCTTCTTTCCCGGAAATTTTTACCGGCTCGACATGTTTTAATGACAGGGTCTTCCAGCCATCCCCGGTGAAGAATATGCGGACCTTGTAATCCCGGCTGTCCTCCAAAACTTTTCCCAGCCCCCATTCCGGCATGCCGGGGTGTTTTACCATTTCGCCTTTTTTGTAGTCCATTTTTTTTGCCTCATCTTTTTTAAATTATTGACTTGTGAAGTTCCCGTTTCAGGTATTCACCCCAAAAAAAACCCTCCGGTCCGAATACGAACGAGAGGGTTGGATATAGATTTTCGCATCCTGTTTGAAACTCAAATTCTGATAGGCTTATTCATTTAAGATAGGCTTTTAATTCATAAAGTCAAAAGGTATTTATTCCATTGGGTCTCCCCGGCGCCATTTAAGAGGGATAGTATGGGTAAACTAATTGAATTTATTATAATTAATATTTTTGACGCTTTGCTGGAATTTTTTAAATATCAATTTAGCTAATTCTTCAATTGAGTAAAATATCGAGAAAGGGAATCTCCTGATTGGACAACCGCGAAAAGTGGAAACAGGAAAGTTTGTCTTTAGAAAATCTTCAATGCCTTTTCGGACCTGATTGGATAGAACGGATGGGATCATCTATCGCGCTTTCCTTATCTAATCTCAGGCCTCCTTGAATTGTCGACGCACGCTGCCGTTTCCCACATGTCTCGACAACTTGGTATAATCTCCTGTATGGTATCGAATACGACCGGCGATCAGGGCGGTATG contains:
- a CDS encoding DUF3553 domain-containing protein, with the protein product MDYKKGEMVKHPGMPEWGLGKVLEDSRDYKVRIFFTGDGWKTLSLKHVEPVKISGKEARHPILDHLWAKEGGGSKYQRFETSKEMFLKDYPDGFYDPAYLKGERNHKVAAHELALSLIGPEQLKALLSQKDYEEISKRALKVVTATNLISPNEKLALKNGLKDPESRELFSENLYQLLYGKEDVKDRFIAFARALEAIKAAKWTTLSYFLFIVFPEKYIFIKPIVTEPAAEISAFEINYRPDLNWRTYKSVLDFSEYFWSELKDLKPRDMIDIQSFMWRIGPNK